The proteins below come from a single Miscanthus floridulus cultivar M001 chromosome 1, ASM1932011v1, whole genome shotgun sequence genomic window:
- the LOC136549796 gene encoding probable inactive receptor kinase At1g48480, protein MAAMPAPAVGLAVLVLFAAALPALYADDLNSDAQALQALRSAVGRSALPSWNSTTPTCQWQGVTCESGRVVELRLPGAGLMGNLPSGVLGNLSALRTLSLRYNALTGPIPDDVSRLSELRAIYFQHNSFSGEVPASLFELKNLVRLDIAGNKFTGEISPDFNKLIRLGTLYLDGNSFTGEIPKLQLPALEQFNVSYNQLNGSIPSTLRKMPKDSFLGNTGLCGGPLGLCPGETAPTPAGSPESQPGSGGAADVGGGKKKKLSGGAIAGIAIGSVFGVLLLLALLFFLCRKRSSAPRAAAAVEKGRELGMEPMDVEPKGQNGSAAGAGGHNGAATAVAVPTAAAATAAAAKTGGSTGSKKLIFFGPMAAAPPFDLEDLLRASAEVLGKGAFGTAYKAVMENGSAVAVKRLKDVDLPEPEFRERIAAIGAVQHELVVPLRAYYFSKDEKLLVYDYMSMGSLSALLHGNRAFGRTPLDWETRSAIALAAARGVAHIHSTGPTASHGNIKSSNVLLTKNYEARVSDHGLPTLVGPSFSPTRVSGYRAPEVTDIRRVSQKADVYSFGVLLLELLTGKAPTHAIVNEEGLDLPRWVQSVVREEWTAEVFDQELLRYQNVEEEMVQLLQLAIDCSAQHPDRRPAMSEVATRIDDIHRSSLGGDRQAPDSAEGDEPSL, encoded by the exons ATGGCCGCAATGCCGGCGCCGGCAGTGGGCTTGGCCGTCCTGGTGCTCTTCGCCGCCGCCCTGCCGGCTCTTTATGCCGATGACCTCAACAGCGACGCGCAGGCGCTGCAGGCGCTGCGCTCGGCGGTCGGCCGCTCGGCGCTGCCGTCGTGGAACAGCACCACGCCAACGTGCCAGTGGCAGGGCGTCACCTGCGAGAGCGGCCGTGTCGTCGAGCTCCGCCTCCCCGGCGCCGGGCTCATGGGCAACCTCCCCTCGGGCGTGCTGGGCAACCTGTCGGCGCTCCGCACGCTCTCCCTCCGGTACAACGCGCTCACGGGGCCCATCCCCGACGACGTCTCCCGCCTGTCCGAGCTCCGGGCGATCTACTTCCAGCACAACAGCTTCTCCGGTGAGGTCCCGGCGTCGCTGTTCGAGCTCAAGAACCTCGTGAGGCTGGACATCGCGGGGAACAAGTTCACCGGCGAGATCTCGCCGGACTTCAACAAGCTGATCCGCCTCGGGACGCTGTACCTCGACGGGAACAGCTTCACCGGCGAGATCCCCAAGCTGCAGTTGCCTGCATTAGAGCAGTTCAACGTGTCGTACAACCAGCTCAACGGGTCCATCCCCAGCACGCTCCGGAAGATGCCGAAAGACTCCTTCTTGGGGAACACGGGCCTCTGCGGGGGTCCACTAGGCCTGTGCCCCGGCGAGACCGCGCCCACGCCGGCCGGTTCGCCGGAGTCGCAGCCAGGATCGGGCGGCGCCGCTGACGTCGGtggcggcaagaagaagaagctcTCCGGCGGCGCCATCGCTGGCATTGCCATCGGCTCCGTGTTCGGCGTGCTGCTCTTGCTCGCCCTGCTTTTCTTCCTCTGCCGGAAGAGGTCCAGCGCgccccgggcggcggcggcggtggagaaggGGCGGGAACTCGGCATGGAGCCGATGGATGTCGAGCCGAAGGGACAGAACGGCTCCGCAGCTGGCGCAGGCGGCCACAACGGCGCTGCGACGGCCGTGGCAGTTCCGACCGCCGctgcggctacggcggcggcagCGAAGACCGGCGGGTCGACCGGGTCCAAGAAGCTCATCTTCTTCGGCCCCATGGCAGCGGCCCCGCCGTTCGACCTGGAGGACCTGCTGCGCGCGTCGGCGGAGGTGCTGGGCAAGGGCGCGTTCGGGACGGCGTACAAGGCGGTGATGGAGAACGGGTCCGCCGTGGCGGTGAAGCGCCTCAAGGACGTGGACCTCCCGGAGCCGGAGTTCCGGGAGCGCATCGCGGCCATCGGCGCCGTGCAGCACGAGCTGGTGGTGCCCCTCCGCGCCTACTACTTCAGCAAGGACGAGAAGCTCCTCGTCTACGACTACATGTCCATGGGCAGCCTCTCCGCCCTGCTGCACG GTAACCGTGCCTTCGGCCGGACGCCGCTGGACTGGGAGACGCGGTCGGCGATCGcgctggcggcggcgcgcggcgtgGCGCACATCCACTCGACGGGGCCCACGGCGTCGCACGGCAACATCAAGTCCTCCAACGTCCTGCTCACCAAGAACTACGAGGCGCGCGTGTCGGACCACGGCCTGCCCACGCTCGTCGGCCCTTCCTTCTCGCCGACCCGGGTGTCCGGCTACCGCGCCCCGGAGGTGACCGACATCCGCCGCGTCTCGCAGAAGGCCGACGTCTACAGCTTCGGCGTCCTCCTGCTGGAGCTGCTCACGGGGAAGGCGCCCACGCACGCCATCGTCAACGAGGAAGGGCTCGACCTGCCGCGCTGGGTGCAGTCCGTCGTGCGGGAGGAGTGGACCGCCGAGGTGTTCGACCAGGAGCTCCTCAGGTACCAGAACGTGGAGGAGGAGATGGTGCAGCTCCTCCAGCTCGCCATCGACTGCTCCGCGCAGCACCCCGACAGGAGGCCCGCCATGTCCGAGGTTGCCACGCGGATCGACGACATCCACCGCTCCAGCCTCGGCGGCGACCGGCAGGCGCCCGACAGCGCCGAAGGCGACGAGCCATCTCTATAA
- the LOC136467654 gene encoding wall-associated receptor kinase 2-like: protein MVATGIMVSSVSALPLLVLMTLSSAPSVDAAKDWALPGCQTTCGRVDVPYPFGIGANCFRPGFEITCDGSSVAFLAGTGYKVLNLSVVPAGARVELPIAWTCYDRSGNRRSYESEAPVRFNPQGVFRISDVHNQLFVVGCDVTAYIQSRPNSIRSAGYPYEYYTGCVSYCRRAEIVRDGRCSGVGCCRVDIPPDLTDNSVGVDTDDEESLAVRRLIYNFSPCSYGFLVERNS from the coding sequence ATGGTAGCCACGGGAATTATGGTATCCTCCGTGTCGGCACTGCCGCTGCTCGTGCTCATGACGCTATCCTCCGCGCCGTCCGTCGACGCTGCGAAGGACTGGGCACTGCCCGGCTGCCAAACTACATGCGGCCGCGTCGATGTCCCCTACCCTTTTGGCATCGGCGCCAACTGCTTCCGCCCCGGCTTCGAGATCACGTGCGACGGCAGCAGCGTTGCATTCCTCGCCGGCACGGGCTACAAGGTCCTGAACCTGTCCGTGGTGCCGGCCGGCGCTCGAGTGGAGCTGCCGATCGCCTGGACCTGCTACGACAGGTCCGGCAACCGGCGCTCGTACGAATCCGAAGCCCCCGTGAGGTTCAACCCGCAGGGCGTGTTCCGCATATCGGACGTGCACAACCAGCTCTTCGTCGTCGGCTGCGACGTCACGGCGTACATCCAGAGCCGGCCCAACAGCATCAGGAGCGCTGGGTACCCCTACGAGTACTACACCGGCTGCGTCTCCTACTGCAGGAGAGCAGAGATCGTCAGGGACGGCCGTTGCTCCGGCGTTGGCTGCTGCAGGGTGGACATCCCGCCGGACCTCACCGATAACTCCGTCGGCgtcgacaccgacgacgaggagtCCCTGGCCGTCCGCCGGCTCATCTACAACTTCAGCCCGTGTAGCTACGGATTCCTGGTGGAGAGGAACAGCTAA
- the LOC136549831 gene encoding uncharacterized protein encodes MSFRPPPPHPSHRNPRRFPSACYLLVLTLAVLVVSTAAKSSRRPISDNEIRQKKEACYTDVENGLWGWACRSSPTEKENCVLRCLSPECYDLIYGGDPLEEGELDYVRGQEYKYCMHKSSLGESLDGVKGSFSYS; translated from the exons ATGTCtttccggccgccgccgccgcatccgTCCCACCGGAATCCACGGCGATTCCCCTCCGCCTGCTATCTTCTAGTACTCACCCTCGCTGTCCTCGTCGTCTCCACCGCCGCCAAGTCCTCCCGCCGCCCCATATCC GACAACGAGATCCGGCAGAAGAAGGAGGCCTGCTACACCGACGTCGAGAA CGGGCTGTGGGGCTGGGCGTGCAGGTCCTCGCCGACGGAGAAGGAGAACTGCGTGCTGCGCTGCCTCTCGCCGGAGTGCTACGACCTCATATACGGCGGCGATCCA CTTGAGGAAGGGGAGTTGGACTATGTTCGAGGCCAGGAGTACAAGTACTGTATGCACAA ATCATCCCTTGGAGAAAGCTTGGATGGTGTGAAGGGATCCTTCAGCTACTCATGA